The Lentzea guizhouensis genome contains a region encoding:
- a CDS encoding lysylphosphatidylglycerol synthase transmembrane domain-containing protein: protein MKRFWPWLRLLVAVGILVGLGLRLGTGAFLDGLRAIDAFSVAAALAIGFATTLLSAGRWVLVARRLGLPLTVKTAVSDYYRAQLVNAVLPAGVLGDVHRAVNHGRESGDVGRGVRAVFFERFAGQFVLIGIGVAVFLTHPAPGLDFAPDGTTVAVVLACLAALAVIGWHVKPIKKVLVNTLADGIRLLSFTTWPAVVVLSAGAVAGYVALFLVAARAAGSDATVTQLAPVVIVALLVMAIPVNIGGFGPREAFLAVAFGAAGLGAQQGFTTGIVYGVLALIASLPGAVVLFTSRRKAVEQVEVVPERLDQPREQELALVR from the coding sequence ATGAAGCGTTTCTGGCCGTGGCTTCGGCTGCTGGTGGCGGTGGGCATCCTCGTGGGTCTGGGCCTGCGCCTGGGCACCGGGGCGTTCCTCGACGGGTTGCGCGCGATCGACGCGTTCTCCGTCGCCGCCGCACTGGCGATCGGGTTCGCGACGACCCTGCTCAGCGCCGGTCGCTGGGTGCTCGTCGCGCGCCGCCTCGGCCTGCCGCTGACCGTGAAGACCGCGGTCAGCGACTACTACCGCGCACAGCTCGTGAACGCCGTTCTGCCTGCGGGCGTGCTCGGCGACGTGCACCGCGCGGTGAACCACGGGCGTGAGTCGGGTGACGTCGGACGTGGTGTGCGCGCTGTGTTCTTCGAGCGCTTCGCCGGCCAGTTCGTGCTGATCGGGATCGGGGTCGCGGTGTTCCTCACGCACCCCGCTCCCGGCCTCGACTTCGCGCCGGACGGCACCACGGTCGCCGTCGTGCTTGCCTGCCTGGCCGCGCTCGCGGTCATCGGCTGGCACGTCAAGCCGATCAAGAAGGTCCTGGTCAACACGCTCGCGGACGGCATCAGGCTGCTGTCGTTCACGACCTGGCCCGCGGTGGTCGTGCTGTCCGCGGGTGCGGTCGCCGGATACGTCGCGCTGTTCCTGGTCGCCGCCCGCGCCGCCGGGTCGGACGCCACCGTCACGCAGCTCGCGCCGGTCGTCATCGTCGCGCTGCTGGTGATGGCGATCCCGGTGAACATCGGCGGGTTCGGCCCGCGCGAGGCGTTCCTCGCGGTCGCGTTCGGCGCCGCCGGGCTGGGGGCCCAGCAGGGGTTCACCACCGGCATCGTCTACGGCGTGCTCGCGTTGATCGCGAGCCTGCCGGGCGCGGTCGTGCTGTTCACCTCACGGCGCAAGGCCGTCGAACAGGTCGAGGTAGTGCCGGAACGACTCGACCAGCCCCGTGAGCAGGAGCTCGCCCTTGTGCGCTGA
- a CDS encoding DoxX family protein, with protein MPEQTSTAAKIGNVVVWILQIALAVQFVMNGYALFTDQFVAKFDDIGFGQWFRYFTGVLEIATALGLLIPRICGLAALALAGIMAGAALTEMFLVTNGGIDDATMPLVFMVWALVIAVYRREQILGAVRLVRK; from the coding sequence ATGCCTGAGCAGACCTCAACCGCGGCGAAGATCGGCAACGTCGTCGTCTGGATCCTGCAGATCGCGCTTGCCGTGCAGTTCGTCATGAACGGCTACGCGCTCTTCACCGACCAGTTCGTCGCGAAGTTCGACGACATCGGCTTCGGCCAGTGGTTCCGGTACTTCACCGGTGTGCTGGAGATCGCCACCGCGCTCGGACTGCTGATCCCGCGCATCTGCGGGCTCGCGGCCCTGGCGCTGGCGGGGATCATGGCCGGCGCCGCGCTCACCGAGATGTTCCTCGTGACCAACGGTGGCATCGACGACGCGACCATGCCGCTCGTCTTCATGGTGTGGGCGCTGGTGATCGCCGTCTACCGCCGCGAGCAGATCCTCGGGGCGGTCAGGCTGGTGCGGAAGTGA
- a CDS encoding creatininase family protein — protein MFPRDTTVDVRDQRVAVLPVGSTEQHGPFLPLATDAVIAWTIASALAEAYPVRLLAPIQFSCSQEHADWSGTVSISARTLVSVVTDIAESLRHNGVEHLVLVNAHGGNYVLSNVVQESRGMALFPGRDDWAFARAKAGIETSAYSDMHAGELETSILLHAHPDLVRPGYDSADHLAEDRRHMLTLGLAPYTSSGVVGRPSLASAHKGELLLTGLVESFRHYLDLFDGLAP, from the coding sequence ATGTTCCCTCGTGACACCACGGTCGACGTCCGCGACCAGCGCGTGGCCGTGCTCCCGGTCGGCAGCACCGAGCAGCACGGCCCGTTCCTGCCGCTGGCCACGGACGCGGTGATCGCGTGGACCATCGCGTCGGCGCTCGCGGAGGCGTACCCGGTGCGGTTGCTCGCGCCGATCCAGTTCTCCTGCTCGCAGGAGCACGCCGACTGGTCCGGAACCGTCAGCATCTCCGCGCGCACGCTGGTGTCAGTGGTCACGGACATCGCGGAATCGTTGCGGCACAACGGGGTCGAGCACCTCGTGCTGGTGAACGCGCACGGCGGCAACTACGTGCTCTCCAACGTCGTGCAGGAGTCGCGTGGCATGGCGCTCTTCCCCGGTCGCGACGACTGGGCGTTCGCCAGGGCGAAGGCCGGCATCGAGACCTCGGCGTACAGCGACATGCACGCGGGTGAGCTGGAGACCTCGATCCTGCTGCACGCCCACCCCGATCTCGTCCGTCCCGGCTACGACTCCGCTGACCACCTGGCGGAGGACCGGCGGCACATGCTCACCCTGGGTCTGGCGCCGTACACGTCCTCCGGCGTCGTCGGGCGCCCGTCCCTGGCCTCAGCGCACAAGGGCGAGCTCCTGCTCACGGGGCTGGTCGAGTCGTTCCGGCACTACCTCGACCTGTTCGACGGCCTTGCGCCGTGA
- a CDS encoding CDP-alcohol phosphatidyltransferase family protein, with the protein MTTLQHTRTSAAVTRGPRVPLEVTRESRVTFEPGVWAGVQVVLLAGVALTVGLGPLGWAAGLAYAFATWAFLGYGMQRHRISSLGPADRVTLARGLLVGAVTALVADRAGQDVPVALVVTLAAVALSLDWVDGQVARRTGTSTALGARFDMEVDAFLILVLSAYVAVHMGPWVLAIGLMRYVFVAASWKLRWLNAPLPASYARKVVAAVQGIFLVVAASGVIPFAAVVVGLALASLVWSFGRDVLWLRRNAVVAVGGSRHA; encoded by the coding sequence ATGACCACACTTCAGCACACCCGCACCTCCGCCGCTGTCACGCGGGGGCCCCGCGTTCCCCTGGAGGTCACGCGGGAGTCCCGCGTGACCTTCGAGCCGGGGGTGTGGGCGGGCGTGCAGGTCGTGCTGCTGGCGGGCGTGGCCCTGACGGTGGGGCTCGGGCCGCTCGGGTGGGCCGCCGGGCTGGCCTACGCGTTCGCCACCTGGGCGTTCCTCGGCTACGGCATGCAACGGCACCGCATCTCCTCGCTCGGTCCCGCTGACCGGGTCACGCTGGCGCGTGGCCTGCTGGTCGGCGCGGTCACGGCGCTGGTCGCCGACCGCGCGGGCCAGGACGTGCCGGTCGCGCTGGTCGTGACGCTGGCGGCGGTCGCGTTGTCGCTGGACTGGGTGGACGGCCAGGTCGCGCGCCGCACCGGGACGTCGACCGCGCTGGGGGCGAGGTTCGACATGGAGGTCGACGCGTTCCTGATCCTGGTGCTGAGCGCGTACGTGGCCGTGCACATGGGTCCGTGGGTGCTCGCGATCGGGCTCATGCGCTACGTGTTCGTCGCCGCGTCGTGGAAGCTCCGCTGGCTGAACGCGCCGCTTCCGGCCAGCTACGCGCGCAAGGTCGTGGCCGCGGTGCAGGGGATCTTCCTCGTGGTGGCGGCTTCCGGTGTCATCCCGTTCGCCGCTGTCGTCGTTGGTCTCGCGCTGGCATCGTTGGTGTGGTCGTTCGGTCGCGATGTGCTGTGGCTGCGGCGCAACGCGGTGGTCGCGGTGGGAGGATCCCGTCATGCCTGA
- a CDS encoding zinc-dependent alcohol dehydrogenase has translation MTRTADAFWLNESGNGEVRQVTLAEPGPGEVEVRTLFSGVSRGTETLVFRGGVPENQYATMRAPFQDGDFPWPVKYGYLNVGVVEHGPERLRGRTVFCLYPHQTRYVVPESAVTPVPDGVPAARAVLAGTVETAVNAVWDARPLIGDRIAVVGGGMVGSSIAAVLATFPGARVELVDADPARSAVAERLGVGFALPDQALDGCDLVFHASATEAGLTTALNLLAPEGRVVELSWYGDKRVAVPLGEFFHSKRLTIRSSQVGTVGRSDRSYAERMALALDLLADARFDALITGSSAFEELPAVMPKLADGEIPALCHRIDYGRGHVPS, from the coding sequence GTGACACGTACGGCGGATGCCTTTTGGCTCAATGAATCCGGAAACGGGGAGGTTCGGCAGGTCACACTGGCCGAGCCCGGTCCGGGTGAGGTCGAGGTGCGCACGCTGTTCTCGGGTGTCAGCCGCGGTACCGAGACGCTCGTCTTCCGCGGTGGGGTGCCGGAGAACCAGTACGCCACCATGCGGGCCCCCTTCCAGGACGGCGACTTCCCGTGGCCGGTCAAGTACGGGTACCTCAACGTGGGCGTCGTCGAACACGGGCCCGAACGACTGCGCGGGCGCACGGTGTTCTGCCTCTATCCACATCAGACTCGGTACGTGGTCCCGGAATCCGCCGTCACCCCCGTGCCGGACGGCGTTCCCGCCGCTCGTGCCGTGCTCGCGGGCACCGTGGAGACGGCCGTGAACGCGGTGTGGGACGCGCGTCCGCTGATCGGCGACCGGATCGCGGTGGTCGGCGGCGGCATGGTCGGGTCGAGCATCGCGGCGGTGCTGGCGACGTTCCCCGGCGCACGGGTCGAACTGGTGGACGCGGATCCGGCGCGTTCGGCCGTCGCCGAGCGGCTGGGGGTCGGGTTCGCGCTGCCTGACCAGGCACTCGACGGCTGTGACCTGGTGTTCCACGCCAGTGCGACGGAGGCCGGGCTCACCACGGCGTTGAACCTGCTCGCGCCGGAGGGCCGGGTGGTCGAGCTGAGCTGGTACGGGGACAAGCGGGTCGCCGTGCCGTTGGGCGAGTTCTTCCACTCGAAGCGGCTCACGATCCGCAGCAGCCAGGTCGGCACGGTCGGCCGCTCGGACCGCTCCTACGCCGAACGCATGGCGCTGGCGCTCGACCTGCTGGCCGACGCCCGGTTCGACGCGTTGATCACCGGTTCCAGTGCGTTCGAGGAGTTGCCCGCCGTCATGCCGAAGCTGGCCGACGGGGAGATTCCGGCGCTGTGCCACCGCATTGACTACGGTCGGGGTCATGTTCCCTCGTGA